From a region of the Candida albicans SC5314 chromosome 1, complete sequence genome:
- the ENG1 gene encoding endo-1,3(4)-beta-glucanase (Endo-1,3-beta-glucanase; ortholog of S. cerevisiae Dse4 needed for cell separation; caspofungin, fluconazole repressed; repressed by alpha pheromone in SpiderM medium; flow model biofilm induced; rat catheter biofilm repressed) produces MLFKSVLLSTLIAVQALAENSAHQEIVTVTKTTHISNPCLENYAKKLLPNNPTGLTTGIPIVIVYAPQQPDNQVKQSESLQPTQSSKAQQQQQIQGSSVPASIHDTPTPTDHTKITVTSTTICNQKVCTVKTFSTIISHSESPTTTTTTKQNEEKSIADTKSFTHKALPSSNGAVTLKTTSVKTALTTTSTVFSATSLPSTTYTPSTSVSLVSTTKKNPVSSQSVVSTTKTISINTSLITDAVTITKEATTLPNSKHSSIFTNGSISFISTSANKVKSTVTSDISNNSQNGSSLSLTSTINQLASITNSTLTTITKPTSLVPDFSYTNSSRVSSTMRNSSEESSMVLEKSSSKLLSSTSFLNSSSIASTTESSELASATTSDSSLNHSSSSSVELSSSLSSEADSSSSSESVETGSSDETASNYSGDLFKAIDTNAPPTVFARSEIPLTIPAGVDNNGKPIGTNKFYTNLLLGNQDFMVYPLPYGLYWSKTSYYGFAVQHNNVSDRVFGSINTNNKGVASYYFNPTNNAELIFSATSFSKDSMHMKVSQMAELSALVTLSSSSNDESNYLDIPLVQGMGFVTGIYNGNLTPLLNSLFGVKDLSLETSDALLSNVLKYRATLLNNVQWLIYVTLPDKDTDFKLEVEDFYNLKGSKPVDGLIIQVAIAPEDNDNDKYYDAAAGMYVTGATVSGSVSQGTAASYKFSYTTAGKSSSNNPIVFALPHHMDSLTGSALDALTGITVTSTTKGEMTGFLTNELEFSETINQDVEFLPWTENMTGSLTYTKDQLELLASAANKELAANIAATVKNMNSNYFSGKVLDKYAQILLVVSEIIQDEEVTKDALNAMKDAFKVFTQNKQYYPLMYDTKFGGVTSTSAQDGDPNADFGSAYYNDHDFHYGYFIHAAAIVGYVDKKLGGTWAQSNKDWVNSLVRDASNPSADDTYFPVSRMFDWFSGHSWATGLFVTYKNIESSSESLHFAAAIKLWGKVVGDQSMEARGGLMISIMARSFNMYFYYKSDNTVEPKQILPNKVSGIFFENKVDYTTFFGTPADHPEYVHGIHMLPITPSSSLVRKTSYVQEEWKDQIAGFIDNVDSGWTGILRLNQALFDPKSSYEFFASNNWDDKWLDNGQSRTWSLAFAAGALNAS; encoded by the coding sequence ATGCTTTTCAAATCCGTATTACTTAGCACACTAATAGCCGTTCAAGCTTTGGCAGAGAACCTGGCTCATCAAGAAATCGTTACTGTTACTAAAACTACACATATAAGCAACCCTTGCTTAGAAAACTATGCTAAAAAGTTATTACCAAACAACCCAACTGGATTAACTACTGGTATACCTATAGTGATAGTCTACGCACCACAACAACCAGACAACCAAGTAAAGCAATCAGAACTGCTACAACCAACACAACTGTCAAAagcacaacaacaacaacaaatacaagGGTCATCTGTACCAGCTTCCATACATGATACCCCAACTCCAACTGATCATACTAAAATTACTGTCACGAGCACTACCATATGCAACCAAAAGGTGTGCACTGTAAAAACTTTTTCCACCATAATTTCTCACAGTGAGTCTcctactactactactacaaccaaacaaaatgaagaaaagtCTATTGCTGATACAAAGTCTTTCACTCACAAAGCCCTCCCCAGCTCCAATGGTGCTGTGACTTTAAAGACAACTAGTGTGAAAACTGCACTAACTACCACCTCAACAGTATTTAGTGCTACATCTTTACCGTCAACGACTTATACACCCTCCACTTCCGTTTCCTTAGTCTCcacaacaaagaaaaatccAGTGAGCTCACAGTCAGTTGTTAGCACAACTAAAACTATTTCCATTAACACATCATTAATCACAGATGCAGTTACAATTACAAAGGAAGCAACAACTTTGCCAAATTCTAAACACTCTTCCATTTTTACCAATGGGTCTATTTCCTTTATATCGACTAGTGCTAATAAGGTTAAAAGCACTGTCACATCCGatatatcaaataattcacAGAATGGATCTAGCTTGAGTCTTACTTCAactataaatcaattagcTTCCATTACGAACTCAACTCTTACAACAATTACCAAGCCTACTTCGTTGGTGCCAGATTTCAGCTACACAAACTCATCGCGGGTGTCAAGTACTATGAGAAATTCTTCAGAAGAATCCTCTATGGTGCTTGAAAAATCGAGTTCCAAATTGTTATCTAGCActtcatttttaaattcCTCATCAATCGCATCTACTACAGAGTCTTCTGAATTAGCATCTGCAACAACATCTGATAGCTCACTTAACCACAGTTCTTCCAGTTCTGTTGAACTTAGCTCCAGTTTAAGCTCGGAAGCCGACTCCAGTTCAAGTTCAGAAAGTGTTGAAACAGGGTCTAGTGACGAAACTGCTAGCAATTACTCAGGTGACTTGTTCAAAGCAATAGATACCAACGCTCCACCAACAGTTTTCGCAAGAAGTGAAATTCCTTTAACAATTCCTGCTGGTGTCGACAACAACGGTAAACCAATTGGAACCAACAAATTCTATACCAATTTATTACTTGGCAATCAAGATTTCATGGTGTATCCATTGCCATACGGACTTTATTGGAGTAAAACAAGTTATTATGGATTTGCTGTTCAACATAATAATGTATCCGACAGAGTTTTTGGATCAATAAACACTAATAATAAGGGAGTTGCTTCTTATTACTTTAACCCAACTAACAATGCtgaattgatattttctGCTACATCGTTTTCTAAAGATTCAATGCATATGAAAGTGTCTCAAATGGCTGAATTGTCTGCCTTGGTTACATTATCAAGTTCTTCCAATGATGAGTCTAATTATTTGGATATTCCTTTAGTTCAAGGTATGGGTTTTGTTACCGGTATTTATAACGGGAATTTGACTCCCTTGTTGAATTCGTTGTTCGGAGTTAAAGATTTATCTCTTGAGACTTCTGATGCTTTATTATCCaatgttttgaaatatcGTGCTACATTATTGAACAATGTTCAATGGTTGATTTACGTTACATTACCAGATAAAGATACTGACTTTAAATTAGAGGTCGAAGATTTCTACAACTTAAAGGGATCCAAACCAGTTGATGGATTAATTATTCAAGTCGCAATTGCTCCtgaagataatgataatgataagtACTATGATGCCGCTGCTGGTATGTACGTTACCGGTGCCACTGTTCTGGGAAGTGTATCCCAGGGCACAGCTGCTAGTTATAAGTTCAGCTACACCACTGCCGGTAAATCTTCATCCAATAACCCAATTGTCTTTGCTTTACCACATCATATGGATTCATTAACCGGTTCTGCTCTTGATGCATTGACTGGTATTACAGTTACATCTACTACTAAAGGTGAAATGACCGGGTTTTTAACAaatgaattggaatttAGTGAAACAATTAATCAAGACGTGGAATTCTTGCCATGGACAGAAAATATGACAGGTAGTTTGACCTACACTAAGGATCAATTAGAATTATTAGCTAGTGCTGCTAACAAAGAATTGGCAGCAAATATTGCTGCAACAGTGAAGAATATGAACTCTAATTATTTTTCAGGAAAAGTTCTTGACAAGTATGCTCAAATATTATTGGTGGTTAGTGAAATCATACAGGATGAAGAAGTTACCAAAGATGCCTTAAACGCAATGAAGGATGCCTTTAAAGTTTTCACGCAGAACAAACAATACTATCCATTGATGTATGATACTAAATTTGGTGGAGTAACGTCAACATCTGCTCAAGACGGCGATCCAAACGCTGATTTTGGCTCTGCATATTATAACGACCACGATTTCCATTATGGTTACTTTATTCACGCTGCAGCCATAGTTGGTTACGTCGATAAGAAATTAGGTGGTACTTGGGCTCAAAGTAATAAAGACTGGGTGAACTCTTTAGTGAGAGATGCTTCGAATCCTTCTGCCGATGATACTTATTTCCCTGTTTCAAGAATGTTTGACTGGTTCTCTGGCCATTCATGGGCAACTGGTTTGTTCGTCACTTACAAGAACATTGAATCAAGTTCCGAATCATTACATTTTGCTGCTGCTATAAAATTATGGGGTAAAGTAGTCGGTGATCAATCGATGGAAGCAAGAGGTGGTTTGATGATTTCCATTATGGCACGTTCTTTTAACATGTATTTCTACTATAAATCAGATAATACTGTGGaaccaaaacaaattttacCAAACAAAGTCAGTGGTATATTTTTCGAGAATAAAGTTGATTACACTACATTCTTTGGAACACCAGCTGATCATCCAGAATATGTCCATGGTATCCATATGCTTCCAATTACACCTTCCTCATCGTTGGTTAGAAAGACTTCTTACGTTCAAGAAGAATGGAAAGATCAAATTGCTGgttttattgataatgttgATAGTGGCTGGACTGGTATTTTGAGATTAAACCAAGCTTTATTTGATCCTAAATCATCATATGAATTTTTTGCATCAAATAACTGGGATGACAAGTGGTTAGATAATGGTCAAAGTAGAACTTGGAGTTTGGCTTTTGCTGCTGGTGCTCTCAATGCTAGTTAG
- a CDS encoding uncharacterized protein (Ortholog(s) have role in ER to Golgi vesicle-mediated transport, protein secretion and COPII vesicle coat, Golgi membrane, cis-Golgi network localization): MLYPSLSNFSYSINDDGTINYGGNTTQEQAAAVNFELLMQEINTLAKHEQDLVVDVWNAKGGIVRQISLPLSKYEPTDSSNNSDESVHQLFVNNFKQLGLTLESQHLTTATYVWRILATHQGSPAFMSQLVPYSDYIIGCDSAYPTDTNGKGLLTKGGESLLSKTVLNYYNYHYSISNEDNIPITLYVYNHDYDILRPVTVNLSRSWGTGYNRGILGCDVGYGLLHRIPEVVGKFDNNSIVDDILFENSQNLGYQQQQSLSPQHSSYIPESAENTQENNIINSPPPVMGAGAPPRASTRKKKHVAAKDTFEGLDDYMNEELEKSKKLDVASQPQNASGTPPPPPPPQSSK, translated from the coding sequence ATGCTTTATCCTTCGTTATCGAATTTTTCGTATTCTATTAATGACGACGGAACCATCAATTATGGTGGTAATACTACCCAGGAACAAGCAGCTGCAgttaattttgaattgcTCATGCAAGAAATTAATACATTGGCCAAACATGAGCAAgatcttgttgttgatgtatGGAATGCAAAAGGTGGGATAGTCCGACAAATCTCTTTACCATTGTCAAAATATGAACCTACTGATTCATCAAACAATTCCGATGAATCTGTCcatcaattatttgttaACAACTTCAAACAATTGGGGTTGACTTTGGAATCTCAGCATTTGACTACAGCAACATATGTATGGCGAATCTTAGCAACACATCAAGGTTCTCCAGCATTCATGTCCCAATTAGTGCCATATTCAGATTATATTATTGGTTGTGATTCAGCTTATCCAACAGACACCAATGGCAAGGGGTTGCTTACAAAAGGTGGCGAGTCTTTATTGTCAAAAACAGTCTTGAATTACtacaattatcattattcaatttccaATGAAGATAATATCCCAATCACCCTTTATGTGTATAATCACGATTACGATATTTTGCGTCCAGTGACAGTGAATCTCTCGCGTAGCTGGGGAACAGGATACAATCGAGGAATCCTTGGGTGTGATGTCGGATATGGCTTGTTACATAGAATCCCTGAAGTTGTTGGTAAATTTGataacaattcaattgttgatgatattcTTTTCGAGAATAGCCAAAACCTTGGgtaccaacaacaacaaagcTTGTCTCCACAACACTCTTCTTACATCCCTGAATCCGCTGAGAATACCCAAGAGaacaatataattaatTCTCCACCACCAGTTATGGGAGCAGGTGCCCCTCCTCGTGCATCAActagaaaaaagaaacatgTTGCTGCTAAGGATACCTTCGAAGGGCTAGATGATTACATgaatgaagaattagaaaagTCGAAAAAATTAGATGTCGCTTCACAGCCGCAAAATGCTTCAGGGACACCACCGCCACCTCCACCTCCTCAAAGTAGCAAATAG
- the MSB1 gene encoding Msb1p (Putative regulator of transcription; expression in S. cerevisiae flo8 and flo11 mutants suggests a role in regulation of adhesion factors), with amino-acid sequence MVNTKQLIANLELPKLPFNHEKQTTQKPTHNYLSNTTITDAGIMDPAQFTRKNLKSALHIITQELKKRGTKTPHIFLPFRSKVNDEKLESFLSSIAPSGELRTDNTLLQQLCSETDEFTLISALKYFWSRLPNNEIIGWDVYLEFKRREAEKGYPKNAFLSIMPKCLSSPAHASIVYDFLDLILSITSNSQFNYLSGRKISKMASFWAFSCRQQFLQSPFYDATQEEAEHNFIEGIDTWKKSTNALFHLVLAFLRSMLPETNSETLKIPKTLQSLLVTTQYPPSSDNESDQSMLRGAITIPCVCVSTTQPSKDAYELISKVRHNLKFDKKDDFLSIENYTILKNLFSKKGTFEIVNSLTDESKRILSRISSEPISSKFNISPGWNKSKVETDPDIPLFSEISIKDVSIHDYYIWTWLASISSDQPSVTKQIFGRSIVVEAEVLGFQKWIVVTEKTLSSEGYLQRFNLDRRMLSKHKRQISMEDYKNLPLPPIPVQETENGKINEESSNKNANEGRKHSNSVSSTSVFSNKKNDMGEFKQNQNVNSARSSAGTSTSNHSQEKATQSAPPYVTRASDIFDKSFSDQFSYIYPILNDTMETNEVDQQNTSSRELATSTSRFTKTTLGDMIAPAKNPVGRKAPPSFVSNSSILEAYTNTPNSQDSFLNHRQSGTPDNTFSPSKSDNNTIDTLKEDKYFEPFDLYHPEMDTSSQQGSVEPYDNYYVGIEAKTSATTAPQKLQPPAATHSQFSQPSQRLPNDISSLPSDSTIVYKDEKFNDDNTIAATPNNGSENINGENMGNELLEEQTKEEKEEELQRKIEEKKQKKKKEKKKLEKQAEAAQLAAAQAAGFPFALLPSNMPPPHIPGMPETPHEKKKNSSTSPKKKKQNSPKKNTSPKNKTPKKVKRIPCDPNKPLPQPTEVVEKQENSNLNSSSATDLESPVRVNDKKLVISSPPENDSIPLLAPPPSNNSIMSSPRMGFVSSPRIPPAQFSNPEAPSNDQLVTPKEQYNIFISQPPHGTETGVQSPKHPYFMQDERVHPTEEVPAPVQAPVPAPVPASASKPQIANIDTTPLPPANQHKPSVSNLEPRTPVEATSTHNSLQPKNQPQPQASVYNATPPMSHPPLHSLPRPNYYQQPSHNQHYFQPMPPHPQFVPRQQQPSYYQQQPLPYGSSPMPQQAPVPMQSYHPHAPPPQQMQYQQYFSQHPNSNPHPHPHPHQHLPPPLSHNGMMMMHSPQHAPMQSPSTMGPMNGGGANNAVMNMVPVGGRHNKNQTTNKANLRAAFVEGSFGI; translated from the coding sequence ATGGTCAATACAAAACAACTAATTGCCAATTTAGAATTACCCAAATTACCTTTTAATcatgaaaaacaaacaactcAAAAACCAACACACAATTATTTATCCAATACAACAATCACCGATGCTGGTATTATGGACCCAGCACAATTCACACGGAAGAATTTAAAGTCAGCGTTACATATTATAACtcaagaattgaagaagagAGGTACCAAGACTCCCCATATATTTCTTCCGTTCAGATCTAAAGTTAATGACGAAAAATTGGAATCATTTCTATCATCTATTGCGCCTCTGGGTGAACTACGAACAGATAATACACTTTTGCAACAACTATGTTCTGAAACTGATGAATTTACTTTGATTAGTgctttgaaatatttttggtCACGTTTAcctaataatgaaattattggaTGGGATGTCTATCTTGAATTTAAACGTCGAGAGGCAGAAAAGGGATATCCCAAAAATGCATTCTTATCGATTATGCCAAAATGTTTGTCATCTCCAGCTCATGCCTCTATTGTCTATgattttttggatttgataTTGAGCATAACATCAAATtctcaattcaattatctAAGTGGTCGGAAAATAAGCAAGATGGCAAGTTTCTGGGCATTTAGTTGCCGACAACAGTTTCTACAATCGCCATTTTATGATGCAACTCAGGAAGAGGCAGAACATAATTTTATTGAAGGGATCGATACTTGGAAGAAATCAACTAATGCTCTTTTCCATTTAGTCTTGGCTTTTTTGAGATCAATGCTACCTGAAACCAATTCCGAAACATTAAAAATACCAAAGACTTTACAGTCTTTGTTGGTAACCACACAGTACCCTCCTTCCTCGGACAATGAGTCTGACCAAAGCATGTTAAGAGGTGCTATTACCATTCCCTGTGTTTGTGTATCAACCACACAACCTTCAAAAGATGCATATGAATTGATTAGCAAAGTGAGGCATAATctaaaatttgataaaaaggATGATTTCTTGTCAATCGAGAATTACACgattttgaagaatttattCTCGAAAAAGGGcacatttgaaattgttaattCCTTAACTGatgaatcaaaaagaattttatcaagaatttCCAGTGAAccaatatcatcaaaattcaatatttctCCAGGTTGgaacaaatcaaaagtaGAAACCGATCCAGATATTCCTTTGTTTTCAGAAATTTCTATCAAAGATGTGTCAATACATGACTACTACATATGGACTTGGTTGGCGTCAATTAGTAGTGATCAGCCATCTGTGACCAAGCAAATATTTGGAAGATCTATTGTTGTCGAGGCGGAAGTGTTGggatttcaaaaatggaTTGTTGTAACTGAGAAAACCTTAAGTTCAGAAGGATATTTGCAGCGATTCAATTTGGATAGACGAATGCTAAGTAAACATAAACGACAAATATCTATGGAAGATTATAAAAATTTACCATTACCTCCAATTCCTGTGCAGGAAACTGAAAACGGCAAAATAAATGAGGAatcttcaaataaaaatgcaAATGAAGGTCGTAAACATTCTAATTCGGTGTCTTCAACTTCAGTATTTTCcaataagaaaaatgaTATGGGAGAGTTCAAACAGAATCAGAATGTAAACTCGGCTAGGTCCAGTGCTGGCACATCCACTTCGAATCATTCACAAGAGAAAGCTACTCAGTCAGCACCACCTTATGTGACTCGAGCCTCAGAcatatttgataaactGTTCAGTGATCAATTCAGCTACATTTACccaattttaaatgataCGATGGAAACTAATGAGGTTGATCAACAAAACACCTCATCAAGAGAGTTGGCTACCTCTACATCAAGGTTTACAAAGACTACATTGGGAGATATGATAGCTCCAGCAAAGAATCCAGTTGGTAGAAAAGCTCCTCCTTCTTTTGTATCGAATTCGTCTATTTTAGAAGCATACACTAACACACCAAATTCACAAGACCTGTTTCTTAATCACAGACAATCGGGTACTCCCGATAACACTTTTTCACCATCAAAAAGTGACAATAATACTATTGATACTTTGAAGGaagataaatattttgaacCCTTTGATTTGTATCACCCTGAAATGGACACAAGCTCACAACAAGGATCGGTAGAGCCATATGATAACTACTATGTGGGTATAGAAGCTAAGACGTCTGCAACTACTGCTCCTCAAAAACTTCAACCACCTGCTGCTACACATTCTCAATTTTCTCAACCTCTGCAGAGGTTACCAAATGACATTCTGAGTTTACCTTCTGATTCTACAATTGTTTATAAGGACGAAAAGTTCAATGACGATAATACCATTGCTGCTACACCAAATAATGGACTGGAGAATATTAATGGAGAAAATATGGGAAATGAACTTTTGGaagaacaaacaaaagaggaaaaagaagaagaattgcaacgcaaaattgaagaaaagaaacagaaaaagaaaaaggagaaaaagaaattagagAAACAGGCAGAAGCAGCTCAATTAGCGGCTGCTCAAGCTGCAGGGTTCCCATTTGCATTGTTGCCGTCTAATATGCCACCTCCACATATTCCAGGGATGCCTGAAACTCCACatgaaaagaagaagaattcaTCTACATCACctaagaagaagaagcaaaATTCTCCCAAGAAAAATACATCtccaaaaaataaaactccAAAGAAAGTAAAGAGAATCCCATGCGATCCAAATAAACCATTACCACAACCAACAGAAGTAGttgaaaaacaagaaaattcaaatctcAACTCTTCTTCAGCTACAGACTTGGAATCTCCTGTGCGTgtaaatgataaaaaacTTGTTATTCTGTCACCACCAGAAAATGATTCAATACCTTTACTTGCACCACCACCTTCTAACAATTCTATAATGAGTTCACCAAGAATGGGATTTGTCAGTTCACCAAGAATTCCACCTGCCCAGTTCTCCAATCCCGAGGCACCATCTAATGACCAATTGGTGACACCAAAGGAGCaatataatattttcatttcacAACCACCGCATGGGACAGAAACAGGTGTCCAATCACCAAAACATCCTTATTTTATGCAAGATGAAAGGGTACATCCAACTGAAGAGGTTCCAGCTCCAGTTCAAGCTCCAGTTCCAGCTCCAGTTCCAGCTTCAGCTTCAAAGCCACAGATAGCTAATATTGATACTACTCCATTACCACCAGCTAACCAACATAAACCATCGGTATCTAATTTGGAGCCACGTACACCGGTAGAAGCCACCTCAACCCATAACAGCTTACAGCCAAAGAATCAGCCACAACCACAAGCATCTGTATATAATGCAACACCACCAATGTCACATCCACCTCTACATAGCTTGCCTCGACCAAactattatcaacaaccacTGCACAATCAACATTATTTCCAACCGATGCCACCACATCCACAGTTTGTTCCAAGACAACAGCAACCTTCATACTATCAACAGCAACCATTGCCTTATGGTTCTTCTCCAATGCCACAACAAGCACCTGTGCCAATGCAGTCATATCATCCACATGCACCACCTCCACAACAAATgcaatatcaacaatactTTTCTCAACACCCAAACTCAAACCCACATCCACATCCACATCCACATCAACATCTACCTCCACCACTTTCACATAACGgtatgatgatgatgcaTTCTCCACAACATGCACCAATGCAATCCCCATCAACAATGGGTCCTATGAATGGAGGTGGTGCAAACAATGCTGTGATGAATATGGTTCCAGTTGGAGGAAGACACAATAAAAACCAAACCACCAATAAAGCCAATTTACGTGCTGCTTTTGTTGAAGGCAGTTTTGGTATTTAA
- a CDS encoding uncharacterized protein (Protein of unknown function; rat catheter biofilm repressed), whose translation MPVPTSTLIKTEEEERAIRLAEQQQVWERQRLEFEERRRRAESQRIGSPFKHPWWTAFTDAGPEPRCLDEWLTVEISNSIREKPDWKTKYKNEEIVTKWKREIKEQCQDKTKYLDQIIDYVFKELQWYEDVEKDLNTFQIGCDYRIAYSDGAVNETLKKSFSIGAQKLVESFGSNIDYHPGSHNQVIDLVHPSLYIVQYDKTPVLKNGQLEIVKYGEQIEHAKPGVDQYGVSKRFQWIPALMTKNSNGKFEFGSYINNLHPIKYKDLYDSISDIFNAAVPGLNCVLTRYASQEFVRIPVPRGSDAYTDEYHKEREELDAILDREAEETGNDYDWERMEEFEKDKSKYLCELIPAWEQAPVFDKPIDLSTFENLKVIVKLINIELTPENPSYAGGSWHVEGGINEDIIATVLYYYDVENITESRLSFRTGFDDPNYEQGDDFYTETIFGIKDEKVMVREIGGIEAKEDRVVVFPNMFQHHVDPFELKDKTKPGHRKILCFFIVDPYNHNVISTDNVPPQQKEWWDDSSLDYLFPGNLKQQILDLKGDESSWPMTLEQAKEARVALMDERSAKGEGDEFEGAFTRSFSLCEH comes from the coding sequence ATGCCAGTTCCAACTAGTACTTTAATTAAAACTGAGGAAGAGGAAAGAGCAATCAGGTTAGCAGAACAGCAACAAGTTTGGGAGAGACAAAGATtggaatttgaagaaagaagaagacgcGCAGAATCGCAAAGAATTGGATCTCCTTTCAAACACCCATGGTGGACTGCCTTTACTGATGCTGGTCCTGAACCTAGATGCTTAGATGAATGGTTGACAGTTGAGATCTCCAATTCAATTAGAGAGAAACCAGATTGGAAAACCAAGTACAAGAATGAAGAGATTGTTACTAAATGGAAACGAGAAATTAAAGAACAATGTCAAGacaaaaccaaatatttagatcaaataattgattatgtGTTTAAGGAATTACAATGGTACGAAGATGTGGAAAAGGATTTAAACACGTTTCAAATTGGTTGTGATTACAGAATTGCATACTCTGATGGTGCTGTCAATGAGACTTTAAAAAAGAGTTTCTCAATTGGAGCTCAAAAATTAGTGGAATCATTTGGAAGTAACATTGACTATCATCCAGGATCTCACAATCAAgttattgatttagttCATCCTTCTTTATACATTGTTCAATATGATAAAACCccagttttgaaaaatggacAATTAGAAATTGTCAAATATGGAGAACAAATTGAACATGCAAAACCTGGTGTTGATCAATATGGTGTTTCTAAACGATTCCAATGGATCCCTGCACTTATGactaaaaattcaaatggGAAATTTGAGTTTGGCTCttatatcaacaatttacatcctatcaaatataaagatTTGTATGATTCCATTAGTGATATTTTTAATGCCGCTGTTCCAGGTTTGAATTGTGTATTGACCAGATACGCGTCACAAGAGTTTGTTCGTATTCCAGTTCCTAGAGGCAGTGATGCTTACACTGATGAGTACCATAAAGAACGTGAAGAATTGGATGCGATATTGGACCGTGAAGCAGAAGAAACAGGCAATGATTATGATTGGGAAAGAATGGAAGAGTTTGAAAAGGATAAACTGAAATATCTTTGTGAATTAATTCCTGCATGGGAACAAGCTCCGGTTTTTGATAAACCAATTGATCTTTCCACATTTGAGAATTTAAAAGTTATtgtgaaattgataaatattgaaCTCACACCCGAAAACCCTTCCTATGCCGGTGGGTCATGGCACGTTGAAGGTGGAATCAACGAAGATATTATTGCAACCgtattgtattattatgatGTTGAGAATATTACTGAATCAAGACTTTCCTTCAGAACTGGATTTGATGATCCTAATTATGAACAAGGCGACGATTTTTATACAGAAACAATTTTCGGAATAAAAGATGAAAAGGTTATGGTTAGAGAAATTGGCGGAATTGAAGCTAAAGAGGATAGAGTTGTTGTGTTCCCAAATATGTTTCAACATCATGTTGATCCTTTTGAATTGAAGGATAAAACTAAGCCTGGTCATAGAAAAAtcctttgttttttcattgttgATCCATACAATCATAATGTCATTAGTACTGATAATGTTCCACCTCAACAAAAAGAGTGGTGGGATGATTCTAGTTTAGATTATTTGTTCCCTggaaatttgaaacaacaaatctTAGACTTAAAAGGAGATGAATCCTCTTGGCCAATGACTTTAGAACAAGCAAAAGAAGCTAGAGTTGCCTTGATGGATGAAAGATCTGCAAAAGGTGAAGGTGATGAATTCGAAGGTGCATTTACAAGAAGTTTTTCATTATGTGAACATTAA